The Panicum hallii strain FIL2 chromosome 9, PHallii_v3.1, whole genome shotgun sequence genome has a window encoding:
- the LOC112878283 gene encoding subtilisin-like protease SBT1.7: protein MWRHGERCVIFAVAAAALLAAAAAAAGGRDDRHTYIVHMSHSAMPNDFVEHGEWYAASLQAVSEAATVLYTYDTLVHGYSARLTRAEAEALESQPGVLIVNPEVRYELHTTRTPEFLGLDGTDALFPQSSTGSDVIIGVLDTGVWPERPSYDDTGFGPVPAGWKGECEKGNDFNASACNKKLIGARFFLTGYEAAKGPVDTSKESRSPRDNDGHGTHTSSTAAGGAVQGADLLGYASGTAKGMAPRARVATYKVCWVGGCFSSDILKAMEVAVTDGVDVLSLSLGGGTADYYRDSIAVGAFSAMEKGIFVSCSAGNAGPGAATLSNGAPWITTVGAGTIDRDFPAYVTLGNGKNYTGVSLYSGKPLPTTPVPLIYAGNASNSSMGQLCMSGSLIPEKVAGKIVLCDRGTNARVQKGFIVKDAGGAGMILANTAANGEELVADAHILPGSGVGEKAGNAIRDYAMSDPEATATIVFAGTKVGIQPSPVVAAFSSRGPNTVTPSVLKPDIIAPGVNILAAWSGSVGPSGIAGDSRRVGFNIISGTSMSCPHVSGLAALLRAAHPEWSPAAIRSALMTTAYTEYPNGNGILDVATGRPATPLDVGAGHVDPGKAVDPGLVYDITTADYVDFLCALKYGPMQIATLTKRSSDGCAADRTYAESALNYPSFAVTFPAGGGTVKHTRTVTNVGPPGTYKVAASAAAGGTPVAVSVEPSTLSFSKAGEKRSYTVSFAAPAKPSGTNGFGRLVWSSDHHVVASPIAATWN, encoded by the coding sequence ATGTGGCGCCATGGCGAGAGATGCGTGATCTTTGCTGTGGCCGCCGCGGCCctcttggcggcggcggcggcggccgccggcgggcgAGACGACCGGCATACGTACATCGTCCACATGTCCCACTCGGCCATGCCGAATGATTTCGTGGAGCATGGGGAATGGTATGCCGCGTCACTGCAGGCGGTGTCGGAGGCGGCCACCGTGCTCTACACCTACGACACGCTCGTCCACGGCTACTCGGCGCGGCTGACgcgggcggaggccgaggcgctGGAGTCGCAGCCCGGCGTCCTCATCGTCAACCCGGAGGTGCGGTACGAGCTGCACACCACCCGGACGCCGGAGTTTCTGGGGCTCGACGGCACGGACGCGCTGTTCCCGCAGTCGAGCACCGGGAGCGACGTCATCATCGGGGTGCTCGACACCGGCGTGTGGCCGGAGAGGCCGAGCTACGACGACACGGGGTTCGGCCCCGTGCCGGCGGGCTGGAAGGGCGAGTGCGAGAAGGGGAACGACTTCAACGCCTCCGCGTGCAACAAGAAGCTCATCGGCGCGAGGTTCTTCCTGACGGGCTACGAGGCGGCCAAGGGCCCCGTCGACACGTCCAAGGAGTCGCGGTCGCCGAGGGACAACGACGGCCACGGGACTCACACCTCGagcacggcggccggcggcgccgtcCAGGGCGCGGACCTGCTCGGGTACGCGTCCGGGACGGCCAAGGGCATggcgccccgcgcgcgcgtggcgacgTACAAGGTGTGCTGGGTCGGCGGGTGCTTCAGCTCCGACATCCTCAAGGCCATGGAGGTCGCGGTGACTGACGGCGTCGAcgtgctctccctctccctcggcGGCGGCACCGCGGACTACTACCGCGACAGCATCGCCGTGGGCGCTTTCAGCGCCATGGAGAAGGGGATCTTTGTGTCCTGCTCGGCTGGCAATGCCGGTCCGGGCGCGGCGACGCTGTCGAACGGCGCGCCGTGGATCACCACCGTGGGCGCGGGGACCATCGACCGCGACTTCCCCGCCTATGTTACGCTCGGCAACGGCAAGAACTACACCGGCGTGTCCCTGTACAGCGGCAAGCCATTGCCCACCACGCCGGTGCCGTTGATCTACGCGGGGAACGCGTCGAACAGCAGTATGGGCCAGCTCTGCATGTCCGGCAGCCTCATCCCGGAGAAGGTCGCCGGCAAGATCGTCCTTTGCGACCGCGGCACCAATGCCAGGGTCCAGAAGGGCTTCATCGTCAAAGACGCCGGCGGCGCTGGCATGATTCTCGCCAACACCGCCGCGAACGGCGAGGAGCTTGTCGCAGACGCGCATATCCTCCCAGGCTCCGGCGTGGGGGAGAAGGCCGGCAACGCCATCAGGGACTACGCCATGTCCGATCCGGAGGCGACGGCCACCATTGTGTTCGCCGGCACCAAGGTCGGCATCCAGCCGTCTCCCGTGGTCGCGGCCTTCTCGTCGCGGGGGCCGAACACCGTGACGCCCAGCGTCCTGAAGCCGGACATCATCGCGCCCGGCGTGAACATTCTCGCGGCCTGGTCGGGGTCCGTCGGCCCCTCGGGGATCGCCGGCGACAGCCGCCGCGTCGGCTTCAACATCATCTCCGGCACGTCCATGTCGTGCCCGCACGTGAGCGGCCTCGCGGCGCTGCTCCGCGCGGCGCACCCGGAGTGGAGCCCGGCGGCCATCCGCTCGGCGCTGATGACGACGGCGTACACCGAGTACCCCAACGGCAACGGCATCCTGGACGTGGCCACCGGGCGCCCCGCGACGCCGCTGGACGTGGGCGCCGGCCacgtggaccccggcaaggccGTCGACCCGGGCCTGGTGTACGACATCACCACCGCCGACTACGTCGACTTCCTGTGCGCCCTCAAATACGGCCCGATGCAGATCGCGACGCTGACGAAGCGGTCCTCCGACGGGTGCGCCGCCGACCGCACGTACGCGGAGAGCGCCCTCAACTACCCGTCCTTCGCCGTGACGttcccggccggcggcggcacggtgaaGCACACCCGCACCGTGACCAACGTGGGCCCGCCCGGCACGTACAAGGtggccgccagcgccgccgcgggcggcACCCCGGTGGCGGTGTCCGTGGAGCCGTCGACGCTGAGCTTCAGCAAGGCCGGCGAGAAGCGGAGCTACACGGTGAGCTTCGCGGCGCCCGCGAAGCCGTCGGGCACCAACGGGTTCGGGCGGCTCGTCTGGTCCAGCGACCACCACGTGGTCGCCAGCCCGATCGCGGCGACATGGAACTAG